One window of Watersipora subatra chromosome 3, tzWatSuba1.1, whole genome shotgun sequence genomic DNA carries:
- the LOC137391750 gene encoding uncharacterized protein — MKSNMATSFTHTMRTAYSTSMKDFLKQGEDIWRGENVIHDSQGYLCMAKKKSMAKKKSMAACTALKDSKPRRKSIKNSGGHRIQQRDRILKTIHLIVILSSR; from the exons atgaaatcgaatatggcaacaagttttacacataccatgaggacggcatattcaacaagcatgaaagactttttgaag caaggtgaagatatttggagaggtgagaacgtcattcatgacagtcaaggctatttatgtatggcgaagaaaaagagtatggcgaagaaaaagagtatggctgcatgtacggccctgaaagacagcaaacccagaaggaaaagtataaagaacagcggagg tcacagaatccaacaaagagaccgcatcctcaagacaatacatctgatagtaatactgag ctcaagataa
- the LOC137390302 gene encoding uncharacterized protein, translating into MPKFNPSKEFDFDPANWTEWFARWNRYHAVAKLSEDEKQLQIDSFLYCLGSKSEGIFNGLSLSADDAKSYKKVTEAFQKYFTPCKYIIYERARFFRRDQQPGETVEQYIRALNDIADRCEFSNRSEQMRDHIVVGILDTDCSREMQKMNVDQLTEEVAINMARQSEEVDKHMKDLAGHDGAAANKSDTADAVSRVQSSSRPKSRSNHLASSNVSKQSNNTPCGRCGYLTHTRGTCPAKDVNCKSCGKVGHYAKVCRSKSEPNISQVEEEERKHIPW; encoded by the coding sequence ATGCCAAAATTTAATCCTTCGAAGGAGTTTGACTTTGACCCGGCAAACTGGACGGAATGGTTTGCTCGTTGGAACCGCTATCATGCAGTGGCGAAGCTCAGTGAAGATGAAAAGCAGTTACAGATAGACAGTTTCTTATACTGCCTAGGAAGTAAAAGTGAAGGCATATTTAATGGCCTAAGTCTGTCCGCTGATGATGCAAAAAGCTACAAAAAAGTTACTGAAGcttttcagaaatattttaccCCATGTAAATACATTATTTATGAAAGGGCTAGATTCTTCAGACGCGATCAACAGCCAGGAGAAACAGTTGAGCAATATATCCGAGCCCTTAATGACATTGCAGACAGGTGTGAGTTTTCAAACAGGTCTGAGCAAATGCGAGACCATATAGTAGTTGGCATCCTTGACACTGACTGCAGCCGTGAAATGCAAAAGATGAATGTGGACCAGCTAACAGAAGAAGTTGCCATTAACATGGCTCGACAATCAGAAGAGGTGGACAAACACATGAAAGACTTGGCTGGGCATGATGGAGCTGCGGCAAACAAATCTGACACTGCCGACGCCGTCTCAAGAGTTCAAAGCAGCAGCAGACCCAAATCTAGGAGCAACCACCTAGCGAGTAGTAACGTCAGCAAGCAGAGTAATAACACTCCATGCGGCAGATGTGGATATTTGACGCATACAAGAGGAACATGCCCTGCCAAAGATGTTAACTGTAAATCTTGTGGAAAGGTCGGTCACTATGCTAAAGTGTGTAGATCTAAATCTGAACCCAACATCAGCCAAGTAGAAGAAGAAGAACGTAAACATATTCCTTGGTGA